One genomic segment of Pseudoalteromonas sp. GCY includes these proteins:
- the atpG gene encoding F0F1 ATP synthase subunit gamma — protein MASGKEIKSKIGSIKNTQKITSAMEMVAASKMKKAQERVASSRPYAENLRKVIGRIAQANLDFHHPFLEERDVKRVGYIVISTDRGLCGGLNSNEFKRVAKDVKAWKEKGVEASFATLGSKAAGFFRRFGGSLEAKKAGLGDAPSIQDVIGPVKVMLDAYEEGKIDRLFVVYNKFVNTMKQEPVIDQLLPLPKAEEEVSAHAWDYLYEPSPEAILETLIVRFIESQVYQGVVENAASEQAARMVAMKAATDNAGGLIDELQLVYNKARQAAITQEISEIVSGSAAV, from the coding sequence ATGGCCAGCGGAAAAGAGATAAAAAGCAAGATCGGGAGTATCAAGAATACTCAAAAGATCACCAGCGCAATGGAGATGGTTGCCGCTTCTAAAATGAAGAAGGCACAAGAACGCGTAGCGTCTAGTCGTCCATACGCTGAAAACTTACGCAAAGTGATCGGTCGTATTGCTCAGGCTAATCTTGATTTCCATCACCCGTTTCTAGAAGAACGTGATGTGAAACGAGTTGGTTATATCGTTATCTCTACAGACCGTGGTCTTTGTGGTGGCTTAAACTCAAACGAGTTTAAGCGTGTAGCGAAAGACGTGAAAGCGTGGAAAGAAAAAGGTGTTGAGGCGTCGTTCGCAACACTAGGTAGCAAAGCTGCTGGTTTCTTTAGACGTTTTGGTGGTTCGCTTGAAGCCAAAAAGGCAGGGCTGGGAGATGCACCTTCAATTCAGGACGTAATTGGTCCTGTAAAAGTAATGCTAGATGCATACGAAGAAGGCAAAATTGACCGCTTATTCGTTGTGTACAACAAGTTTGTCAACACAATGAAACAAGAGCCTGTTATCGATCAGTTATTACCTTTGCCAAAAGCTGAAGAAGAAGTATCAGCTCACGCTTGGGATTACTTATATGAGCCAAGCCCAGAGGCGATTTTAGAGACACTAATTGTGCGCTTTATTGAGTCTCAGGTTTACCAAGGCGTAGTTGAGAATGCTGCCTCTGAGCAAGCTGCCCGTATGGTTGCGATGAAAGCCGCAACGGATAACGCAGGTGGCCTGATTGATGAGCTACAGCTGGTATACAACAAGGCACGTCAAGCCGCAATCACACAAGAAATCAGTGAGATTGTGAGCGGTTCGGCTGCCGTGTAA
- the atpA gene encoding F0F1 ATP synthase subunit alpha — MQLNSTEISALIKQRIEQFEVVSEARNEGTIVSVTDGIIRIHGLADCMQGEMIELPGNRYAIALNLERDSVGAVVMGPYADLKEGVKVKSTGRILEVPVGRGLLGRVVNTLGEPIDGKGAVDNDGFEPVEKIAPGVIERQSVDEPVQTGYKSIDAMIPVGRGQRELVIGDRQTGKTALAIDAIINQKDTGVKCVYVAVGQKASTIANVVRKLEEHGALANTIVVVASASESAALQFLAPFSGCTMGEYFRDRGEDALIVYDDLSKQAVAYRQISLLLKRPPGREAYPGDVFYLHSRLLERASRVNADYVEKFTNGEVKGKTGSLTALPIIETQGGDVSAFVPTNVISITDGQIFLETDLFNAGIRPAVNAGISVSRVGGAAQTKIVKKLGGGIRLALAQYRELAAFSQFASDLDDATRAQLEHGERVTELMKQKQYAPMSVADMSLSLFAVEKGFLKDIEINKILDFEASLIAFAKSEYAELMAQINETGNYNAEIEAQLKELLEKFKSTQTW; from the coding sequence ATGCAACTTAATTCCACAGAAATTTCTGCACTGATCAAGCAACGCATTGAGCAGTTTGAAGTTGTAAGTGAAGCGCGTAACGAAGGTACTATCGTATCTGTTACCGACGGTATCATCCGCATTCACGGTCTTGCTGACTGTATGCAGGGTGAGATGATCGAGCTTCCTGGCAACCGTTATGCTATCGCACTAAACCTTGAGCGTGACTCAGTAGGTGCTGTAGTAATGGGTCCATACGCTGACCTTAAAGAAGGCGTAAAAGTTAAATCAACTGGTCGTATCCTTGAAGTACCTGTAGGCCGTGGTCTACTAGGTCGTGTTGTTAACACGCTAGGTGAGCCAATCGACGGTAAAGGCGCTGTTGATAACGATGGTTTTGAACCAGTTGAAAAAATCGCACCTGGCGTAATCGAGCGTCAATCAGTAGATGAGCCAGTACAAACTGGCTATAAGTCTATCGATGCGATGATCCCAGTTGGTCGTGGTCAGCGTGAGCTTGTGATCGGTGACCGTCAGACTGGTAAAACAGCACTAGCAATCGATGCTATCATCAACCAAAAAGACACAGGCGTTAAGTGTGTGTACGTAGCGGTTGGTCAAAAAGCGTCAACAATTGCTAACGTAGTACGTAAACTAGAAGAGCACGGTGCACTTGCAAACACTATCGTAGTAGTTGCTTCTGCATCAGAATCTGCAGCGCTACAATTCCTAGCGCCGTTCTCTGGTTGTACTATGGGTGAATACTTCCGTGACCGCGGTGAAGATGCACTAATCGTATATGATGATTTGTCTAAGCAGGCTGTTGCTTACCGTCAAATCTCACTACTACTTAAGCGTCCACCAGGCCGTGAAGCATACCCAGGTGACGTTTTCTATCTTCACTCACGTCTTCTAGAGCGTGCGTCTCGTGTAAACGCTGACTACGTTGAGAAGTTCACAAATGGTGAAGTGAAAGGTAAAACAGGTTCATTGACGGCATTGCCAATCATTGAAACTCAAGGTGGTGACGTTTCTGCATTCGTACCTACCAACGTTATCTCAATCACTGACGGTCAGATCTTCTTAGAAACTGACTTGTTCAACGCAGGTATCCGTCCAGCGGTTAACGCTGGTATCTCGGTATCTCGTGTAGGTGGTGCAGCTCAAACTAAGATTGTTAAGAAACTAGGTGGTGGTATCCGTCTAGCGCTAGCTCAGTACCGTGAACTAGCGGCGTTCTCTCAGTTCGCTTCTGACCTTGATGATGCAACACGTGCACAGCTTGAACACGGTGAGCGTGTAACAGAGCTAATGAAGCAGAAACAGTACGCACCGATGTCTGTTGCTGATATGTCATTATCGCTATTTGCAGTAGAGAAAGGCTTCCTAAAAGATATCGAAATCAACAAGATCCTTGATTTCGAAGCAAGCCTAATCGCATTTGCTAAGAGCGAGTACGCAGAGCTAATGGCTCAAATCAATGAAACTGGTAACTACAACGCCGAGATCGAAGCGCAGCTTAAAGAGCTTCTTGAGAAGTTCAAGTCTACGCAAACTTGGTAA
- the atpH gene encoding F0F1 ATP synthase subunit delta — protein sequence MSELTTIARPYAKAAFELAVEKGTVEAWNEMLFFAGQVTSDEQVQALLGSIATESQQSEIIIKLCAEQLNEQGQNLIKLMAENERLAAIPAVAELFAELKADYEKEIEVDVVSATVLADDTQAKLVAALEKRFARKVKLNCSIDEAIVSGLVIKAGDTVIDGSVRGKLDRLATSLQS from the coding sequence ATGTCTGAATTGACTACTATCGCTCGCCCATACGCTAAAGCGGCTTTTGAACTTGCCGTTGAAAAAGGCACAGTTGAAGCTTGGAATGAAATGCTGTTCTTCGCTGGTCAAGTTACCAGCGACGAACAGGTTCAGGCGCTACTTGGTAGCATCGCTACTGAATCACAACAGTCTGAAATCATTATCAAGTTATGTGCTGAGCAACTCAACGAACAAGGTCAAAATCTTATCAAGCTGATGGCCGAAAATGAGCGTTTAGCTGCCATTCCAGCTGTTGCAGAGTTGTTTGCTGAATTAAAAGCAGACTATGAAAAAGAAATCGAAGTAGATGTGGTTTCAGCAACAGTGCTTGCAGATGATACGCAAGCAAAATTGGTCGCGGCACTTGAGAAACGTTTCGCACGCAAAGTTAAGCTGAATTGTAGCATCGACGAAGCCATTGTAAGTGGCCTAGTGATTAAAGCCGGTGACACCGTAATCGACGGTTCTGTTCGCGGCAAGTTAGATCGTCTTGCGACGTCGCTACAATCGTAA
- the atpF gene encoding F0F1 ATP synthase subunit B yields the protein MNLNATLIGELIAFVVFVWFCMKFVWPPLNGAIEARQKKIEDGLAASDEAEKELERVRAQGAEQLKEAKAQAAEIIEQAKKRAALIVDEETTRGQQEREKIIAQGHSEIESERNRVKEELRSQVAALSIAGAEKILEREINQATHSDIVEKLVAEL from the coding sequence GTGAACTTAAACGCCACTCTAATAGGTGAATTAATCGCATTTGTGGTCTTCGTATGGTTCTGTATGAAGTTCGTATGGCCACCACTAAATGGTGCGATTGAAGCTCGCCAGAAGAAAATCGAAGATGGTTTAGCGGCATCTGATGAAGCTGAGAAAGAACTTGAGCGCGTACGTGCACAAGGTGCTGAACAGTTGAAAGAAGCGAAAGCACAAGCGGCTGAAATCATCGAACAAGCTAAGAAGCGTGCTGCGCTAATTGTTGACGAAGAGACTACTCGTGGTCAGCAAGAGCGTGAAAAAATCATTGCTCAGGGACACTCTGAAATTGAGTCTGAGCGCAACCGTGTGAAAGAAGAGCTGCGTTCACAAGTCGCTGCACTTTCTATCGCAGGCGCTGAGAAGATTTTAGAGCGTGAAATCAATCAAGCCACACACAGTGACATCGTTGAAAAACTTGTCGCTGAGCTTTAA
- the atpE gene encoding F0F1 ATP synthase subunit C gives MEIAVAIKLIAVALLIGFGAIGTALGFGNMGGKFLEACARQPELAPSLQVKMFILAGLIDAVAMIGVGIAMYMLFAL, from the coding sequence ATGGAAATCGCAGTTGCTATTAAACTTATCGCTGTTGCACTACTAATCGGTTTTGGTGCTATCGGTACTGCACTAGGCTTCGGTAACATGGGTGGTAAGTTCCTAGAAGCATGTGCTCGTCAACCTGAGCTTGCGCCTTCACTACAAGTTAAAATGTTCATCCTAGCTGGTCTTATCGATGCCGTTGCAATGATCGGTGTAGGTATCGCTATGTACATGTTGTTCGCTCTTTAA
- the atpB gene encoding F0F1 ATP synthase subunit A has product MAAEEVTLSSHIQHHLTNAKMCSTDAGLAFNKACADSGFWTWHVDTLAWSIGLGLIFLWIFRSAAKKSTIGVPGKFQCFIEMVVEFVGANVRDTYHGNSKLVAPLALTVFVWVFLMNLMDLIPVDFLPAFAGFVGEQAFGMDSHDVYMKIVPTTDLNMTAALALGVFILMIGYSIKIKGIGGFIAELTLHPFSSKNKLMMAVLIPFNLLLETIALVAKPFSLALRLFGNLYAGEMIFILIGAIGLMQLPLHFVWAVFHIMVIVLQAFVFMMLTIVYLSMASTESH; this is encoded by the coding sequence ATGGCTGCAGAAGAAGTTACTCTATCAAGCCATATTCAGCACCACTTGACCAATGCCAAGATGTGCTCGACCGATGCCGGTCTTGCCTTCAACAAAGCATGTGCGGATAGTGGTTTCTGGACATGGCATGTAGATACCCTCGCATGGTCAATCGGTTTAGGTCTGATATTTTTATGGATCTTCCGAAGTGCCGCTAAAAAATCCACTATAGGTGTTCCTGGTAAATTCCAGTGCTTTATCGAGATGGTTGTTGAGTTCGTTGGTGCCAACGTACGTGACACTTATCATGGTAATAGCAAGTTAGTTGCACCTTTAGCCCTAACGGTCTTCGTTTGGGTATTCCTAATGAACTTGATGGATTTGATTCCAGTTGACTTCCTACCTGCATTCGCTGGCTTTGTTGGTGAACAAGCATTTGGTATGGATTCACACGATGTGTACATGAAGATTGTACCTACAACAGACTTAAACATGACAGCAGCACTGGCGCTAGGCGTGTTTATTCTGATGATCGGTTATTCAATTAAAATCAAAGGCATCGGTGGCTTTATTGCAGAATTAACATTGCACCCATTTAGCTCTAAAAACAAACTAATGATGGCAGTGTTGATCCCGTTTAACTTACTACTTGAAACAATCGCATTAGTTGCTAAGCCGTTCTCGCTAGCACTACGTTTGTTCGGTAACTTATACGCAGGTGAGATGATCTTCATCCTTATCGGTGCAATTGGTTTGATGCAGTTACCACTGCACTTCGTGTGGGCAGTATTCCACATTATGGTAATCGTACTTCAGGCATTCGTATTTATGATGCTGACTATCGTTTACCTCAGTATGGCTAGTACAGAAAGTCACTAA
- a CDS encoding ATP synthase subunit I, which yields MTHSLARPYRRAALQGVLIQGIVALVAAVIVFIGWGVQAGVSALAGGAVLVLPNFVFAAYAFRFMGASKANQVYSSIKRGNGLKFLLTVVLFALIFKHFSVMMLPFFGAYMLVMLTQWLVLIFFNH from the coding sequence GTGACTCATTCGTTAGCCCGCCCATACAGGCGAGCCGCATTACAAGGTGTTTTGATTCAGGGTATCGTAGCATTAGTCGCTGCAGTAATCGTTTTTATAGGTTGGGGAGTACAAGCCGGAGTTTCAGCATTAGCTGGCGGCGCTGTGTTGGTACTCCCTAATTTTGTATTTGCTGCTTACGCCTTTCGATTTATGGGTGCAAGCAAAGCAAATCAAGTATATTCCTCGATAAAACGAGGAAATGGATTAAAATTTTTGCTAACTGTTGTGCTCTTTGCACTGATTTTTAAGCATTTTTCAGTAATGATGCTGCCTTTCTTTGGCGCGTATATGCTCGTGATGCTGACACAATGGTTGGTCCTGATTTTTTTTAATCATTAA
- a CDS encoding ParB/RepB/Spo0J family partition protein, with amino-acid sequence MSVKKRGLGRGLDALLSSAKPNPSAAAPVPNQEKAVATVSEAPAESAVEQELQRLPIEWLKPGKYQPRKDMSEQALEELASSIRSQGILQPIVVRKVTTQSFEIIAGERRWRAAQLAKQDTVPCLIKDVPDEAAVAIALIENIQREDLNAMEEAIALDRLLNEFELTHQQVADAVGKSRTTVTNLLRLNNLNDDVKILLEHGDIEMGHARCLLALTGEAQSEAARTAVAKGLTVRETEKLVRTILEPIEKKEAKQKDPDVKLLEQQLQENLGAKVEINYNQKGKGKLVISYASLDELDGILGRINPEMNEAD; translated from the coding sequence ATGTCGGTTAAAAAACGTGGTTTAGGCCGAGGGTTGGATGCCCTACTCAGCTCAGCTAAACCTAATCCAAGTGCTGCGGCACCTGTGCCTAATCAAGAAAAAGCGGTTGCGACAGTCAGTGAAGCACCTGCCGAATCGGCGGTTGAACAAGAGTTACAACGATTACCTATTGAGTGGCTAAAGCCGGGTAAATATCAGCCGCGTAAAGATATGTCTGAACAGGCACTTGAGGAACTGGCGAGTTCGATCCGTTCACAGGGGATTTTACAGCCTATTGTGGTGCGTAAAGTTACCACGCAAAGCTTTGAAATTATTGCCGGTGAGAGACGTTGGCGCGCGGCACAACTGGCAAAGCAAGATACCGTTCCTTGTTTAATCAAAGATGTGCCGGATGAAGCGGCTGTTGCGATTGCGCTTATTGAAAACATTCAGCGTGAAGACCTCAATGCAATGGAAGAAGCAATTGCTCTAGATAGATTGCTAAATGAATTTGAACTCACGCATCAGCAAGTTGCCGATGCGGTGGGTAAATCGCGCACGACGGTCACCAATTTACTTCGTCTCAACAATCTCAACGATGATGTAAAAATCTTGTTGGAACATGGCGACATAGAAATGGGCCATGCTCGTTGTTTACTTGCCCTAACTGGTGAAGCGCAATCTGAAGCGGCAAGAACTGCTGTGGCCAAAGGGTTAACCGTAAGAGAAACCGAAAAACTGGTTCGTACCATTTTAGAGCCTATTGAGAAAAAAGAAGCGAAGCAAAAGGATCCTGATGTGAAGCTGCTTGAACAGCAATTACAGGAAAACTTAGGCGCAAAAGTTGAGATCAACTACAACCAAAAAGGTAAAGGTAAACTGGTTATTTCCTATGCTAGTTTGGATGAGCTTGATGGTATTTTGGGGCGTATTAACCCTGAAATGAATGAAGCTGACTAA
- a CDS encoding ParA family protein — MARVIAIANQKGGVGKTTTAVNLAASMAATKRKVLLIDLDPQGNATMGSGVDKYADVATVYDLLIEEAPMDQVITTETSGEYHLIAANGDVTAAEVKLMELFAREVRLRNALETIKDKYEYIFIDCPPSLNMLTVNAMAAADAVLVPMQCEYYALEGLTALMDTITQLGKLVNPGLQIEGILRTMYDPRNRLANDVSEQLKQHFGDKVYRTVIPRNVRLAEAPSFGAPAMYYDRASSGAKAYLALAGEMLRRKEKQATAVA, encoded by the coding sequence GTGGCAAGAGTCATTGCAATAGCAAACCAAAAAGGTGGTGTTGGTAAAACAACCACTGCGGTGAATTTAGCCGCGTCCATGGCGGCGACTAAACGTAAAGTTCTGTTGATCGATCTCGATCCCCAAGGCAATGCAACCATGGGCAGTGGCGTCGATAAATACGCCGATGTCGCTACGGTTTATGATCTGTTGATCGAAGAAGCGCCGATGGATCAAGTGATCACCACAGAAACCAGTGGTGAGTATCATTTGATCGCAGCAAATGGGGATGTAACCGCGGCAGAAGTCAAACTGATGGAGTTGTTTGCACGCGAAGTGAGACTACGTAACGCCCTTGAGACGATAAAAGATAAATATGAGTATATATTCATCGACTGTCCACCTTCATTAAATATGCTAACGGTAAATGCCATGGCTGCCGCTGATGCGGTTTTAGTTCCGATGCAGTGTGAATATTATGCACTGGAGGGATTAACGGCTTTGATGGACACCATTACCCAACTCGGTAAGTTGGTGAATCCAGGATTGCAAATTGAAGGCATTTTGCGCACTATGTATGACCCGCGTAATCGTCTAGCTAACGACGTATCTGAGCAGTTAAAACAACACTTTGGCGATAAAGTGTACCGGACTGTGATCCCTCGTAATGTGCGATTAGCGGAGGCGCCAAGTTTTGGAGCGCCTGCGATGTATTATGATAGAGCATCAAGCGGTGCGAAAGCTTATCTAGCGCTAGCGGGTGAAATGCTAAGACGCAAAGAAAAGCAAGCAACTGCGGTTGCCTAA
- the rsmG gene encoding 16S rRNA (guanine(527)-N(7))-methyltransferase RsmG, with protein MLLEQLNELLADTSIELSEQQKQQLVEYVQLLDKWNKAYNLTSVRDPKEMMVKHIMDSLVVAPHLTGSNYIDVGTGPGLPGMVLAIARPDINFVLLDSLGKRVRFLMQVKHGLGIENVTPVQSRVEEYQPSVKLDGVLSRAFASLQDMIQWCSHLIDNQGVFIALKGQYPADELEQLPNGVSLSQDISLVVPKLEGERHLIILSKD; from the coding sequence GTGTTATTAGAACAATTGAATGAATTACTCGCTGATACCTCAATCGAGCTCAGCGAACAACAAAAGCAGCAGTTGGTCGAATATGTCCAGCTGCTGGATAAATGGAACAAAGCCTACAACCTCACTTCCGTTCGTGACCCAAAAGAAATGATGGTAAAACACATCATGGACTCTTTGGTTGTTGCGCCACACCTAACGGGCAGTAACTATATTGATGTTGGCACCGGACCGGGTTTACCGGGTATGGTTTTAGCGATAGCTAGACCGGACATCAATTTTGTTCTTCTTGATAGCCTTGGTAAAAGAGTTCGATTTTTAATGCAGGTAAAACATGGGCTTGGCATTGAGAATGTTACCCCTGTGCAGTCTCGAGTTGAAGAATATCAGCCAAGTGTTAAATTAGACGGTGTACTCAGCCGTGCTTTTGCATCACTACAAGATATGATCCAGTGGTGTTCACATTTAATCGATAACCAAGGTGTATTCATAGCACTCAAGGGTCAATACCCTGCGGATGAGCTAGAACAATTACCAAACGGCGTGAGTTTATCGCAAGATATTAGTTTAGTGGTGCCCAAGCTTGAAGGTGAGCGCCATTTAATCATTCTTTCTAAAGATTAA
- the mnmG gene encoding tRNA uridine-5-carboxymethylaminomethyl(34) synthesis enzyme MnmG: MIYHEHFDVIVVGGGHAGTEAALAAARMGMNTLLLTHNMDTLGQMSCNPAIGGIGKGHLVKEIDALGGAMAKAIDKGGIQFRTLNSSKGPAVRATRAQADRALYKAAIQDILQHQENLKIFQQSCDDLIVEGDQVKGVVTQMGLRFSASSVVLTVGTFLGGQIHIGLENFKGGRAGDPPSIALAERLREMPFRVDRLKTGTPPRIDARTVDFSVMQEQPGDTPTPVFSFMGKVSDHPKQIPCYITYTNEKTHDVIRNNLHRSPMYAGVIEGIGPRYCPSIEDKIVRFADKEKHQIFVEPEGLTSYELYPNGISTSLPFDIQLEIVRSIKGFENAHICRPGYAIEYDFFDPRDLKQSLETKFINGLFFAGQINGTTGYEEAGAQGLIAGMNAALQVQGREAWTPRRDEAYAGVLIDDLATLGTKEPYRMFTSRAEYRLLLREDNADLRLTEKGRELGLVDDERWAAYNDKLEVMEQEAQRLRNTWIHKDHPALEAVNGLLKKPLVREASLEDLIRRPEVNYHDLMAIEGLGSEFDNIPALEQVEIQTKYAGYIARQQDEINKQLRHEETILPAEFDYGQVNGLSNEVVAKLSDARPQTIGQASRISGITPAAISLLLVYLKKQGLLRKSA, encoded by the coding sequence ATGATTTATCATGAACATTTTGATGTCATCGTTGTTGGTGGTGGACACGCAGGCACTGAAGCTGCACTTGCAGCTGCACGTATGGGTATGAATACCTTATTGTTAACACACAATATGGATACCTTAGGCCAAATGTCGTGTAACCCAGCTATTGGTGGGATTGGTAAAGGTCATTTGGTTAAAGAGATCGATGCGCTTGGTGGTGCAATGGCCAAAGCAATCGACAAAGGTGGGATCCAATTTCGAACGCTTAATTCATCGAAAGGCCCTGCGGTACGAGCGACTCGTGCTCAGGCAGATCGCGCATTGTATAAAGCTGCGATCCAAGACATTCTGCAACATCAAGAAAATTTAAAGATCTTCCAACAATCTTGTGATGATCTGATTGTTGAAGGCGATCAGGTCAAAGGTGTCGTAACTCAAATGGGTTTACGCTTTAGCGCTTCTTCAGTGGTGCTAACGGTTGGTACTTTCTTGGGTGGCCAGATCCATATTGGTTTAGAAAACTTTAAAGGCGGCCGTGCTGGCGATCCTCCTTCTATCGCTTTGGCTGAGCGTTTACGTGAAATGCCTTTTCGAGTCGATCGTCTAAAAACGGGTACACCACCACGTATCGATGCAAGAACCGTTGATTTTTCAGTGATGCAAGAGCAACCTGGCGATACCCCTACTCCGGTTTTCTCGTTTATGGGCAAAGTGTCTGATCATCCAAAACAGATCCCTTGTTATATCACCTATACCAATGAAAAAACCCACGATGTGATCCGCAATAACTTACATCGCTCACCGATGTATGCCGGCGTGATTGAAGGAATTGGTCCACGTTACTGCCCTTCCATCGAAGATAAGATTGTGCGTTTTGCTGATAAAGAAAAACATCAGATCTTCGTAGAACCCGAAGGTTTAACGTCATACGAGCTATATCCAAATGGTATCTCCACCAGCTTACCATTTGATATCCAACTGGAGATCGTGCGTTCTATTAAAGGGTTTGAGAATGCGCATATTTGTCGTCCTGGTTATGCAATTGAGTACGACTTCTTCGATCCTCGTGACCTTAAGCAATCATTAGAAACTAAGTTTATCAATGGCTTATTCTTTGCAGGTCAAATAAACGGTACAACCGGTTATGAAGAAGCTGGCGCACAAGGGTTGATTGCGGGTATGAACGCAGCCCTTCAAGTTCAAGGCCGTGAAGCATGGACACCGCGCCGTGATGAAGCTTATGCCGGTGTGTTAATTGACGACTTAGCAACGCTTGGTACAAAAGAACCTTATCGTATGTTTACCTCGCGTGCTGAATACCGTTTGTTACTGCGTGAAGACAATGCGGATTTACGTCTAACGGAAAAAGGTCGCGAATTAGGTTTAGTTGACGATGAACGCTGGGCTGCATACAACGACAAGCTTGAAGTTATGGAACAAGAAGCACAGCGTCTGCGCAATACTTGGATCCATAAAGATCACCCTGCACTTGAAGCGGTAAATGGATTATTGAAAAAACCACTGGTACGCGAAGCCAGTCTTGAAGATCTGATCCGCCGTCCTGAGGTTAATTATCACGACCTAATGGCAATTGAAGGATTAGGATCTGAGTTTGATAATATTCCAGCCCTTGAACAGGTTGAAATCCAAACTAAGTACGCCGGTTACATTGCGCGTCAACAAGATGAGATTAATAAACAGCTTCGTCATGAAGAGACAATACTGCCTGCTGAGTTTGACTATGGCCAGGTAAACGGCCTGTCAAATGAGGTTGTGGCAAAGCTAAGTGATGCTCGTCCACAAACGATTGGCCAAGCTTCACGTATTTCTGGTATCACCCCTGCTGCTATTTCGCTATTATTAGTGTATCTGAAAAAGCAAGGGCTATTACGTAAGTCGGCGTAA
- the mioC gene encoding FMN-binding protein MioC, with translation MQTLDLIVGSQMGSAEYVAEQLMESLESQGYTVNLHEKPELEACQQALWLVVTSTYGAGDYPENLLPFISALKASSDLSQLRFAVVGIGDSSYDTFNHAAINLADLLKEKGATQLLDIEKIDVLHPDLPEDTAIAWLPKFVECVA, from the coding sequence ATGCAAACTTTAGATCTTATTGTAGGCAGCCAAATGGGATCAGCAGAATACGTTGCTGAACAGCTAATGGAATCGCTTGAATCTCAAGGTTATACCGTAAATTTGCATGAAAAACCCGAGCTTGAAGCTTGTCAGCAAGCACTTTGGCTGGTGGTGACATCAACCTATGGGGCCGGTGACTATCCAGAAAACTTATTACCTTTTATATCAGCACTAAAAGCGAGCTCGGATCTAAGCCAGTTACGCTTTGCGGTAGTGGGAATTGGTGATTCAAGTTACGACACCTTTAATCATGCAGCTATTAATCTTGCTGATCTACTTAAAGAAAAAGGTGCAACACAGCTGTTAGACATAGAAAAGATCGATGTTTTACACCCAGATCTACCAGAAGATACCGCTATTGCTTGGTTACCTAAGTTTGTTGAATGTGTCGCTTAA
- a CDS encoding isocitrate lyase/PEP mutase family protein: protein MALSTTFNALHQQSAPLFLANCWDPSSALIIEQAGGQAVATTSWGMSNHQGYKDGEQLTFDRVLQTVSAILKVITIPLSVDIEAGYSADQNQIIKHIIQLADLGVAGINIEDKPSHQSSLRDIKAHQALLQAIKQALRHNGFDHFFINARCDLCLQPQWTEAALHERALVYQAAGCDGFFIPGLTDTTMIKRLTALLSIPVNVMLLPGFSDKQALAEIGVKRISSGNALSDHVIALQESATRRLLEEHAVDFLFEQSVRTTWLSN, encoded by the coding sequence ATGGCTCTATCTACAACTTTCAATGCACTACACCAACAATCAGCCCCGCTTTTTCTAGCTAACTGCTGGGATCCATCATCAGCGCTTATCATCGAACAGGCTGGTGGTCAGGCCGTTGCGACAACAAGCTGGGGTATGTCTAATCATCAGGGCTACAAAGATGGAGAACAACTCACATTTGACCGTGTACTACAAACAGTAAGTGCCATCCTTAAGGTGATCACTATTCCATTAAGTGTTGATATTGAGGCAGGCTACAGTGCGGATCAAAATCAGATCATCAAACATATTATCCAATTGGCCGACCTTGGCGTTGCAGGTATCAATATTGAAGACAAACCCAGTCACCAGAGCAGCTTACGCGATATAAAGGCACACCAAGCGCTATTGCAGGCAATCAAACAAGCTTTACGTCATAATGGTTTCGATCATTTTTTTATTAATGCCCGTTGCGATCTTTGCTTACAACCACAGTGGACGGAAGCGGCGCTGCATGAGCGTGCGCTCGTCTATCAAGCAGCAGGTTGCGATGGCTTTTTTATTCCCGGTTTAACCGACACCACCATGATAAAACGCCTAACAGCCCTGCTTTCAATTCCAGTCAATGTGATGCTGTTGCCCGGATTTAGTGATAAACAGGCGTTAGCAGAGATAGGAGTCAAACGTATCTCATCGGGTAATGCTCTCAGCGATCATGTGATAGCACTGCAAGAATCAGCCACCAGAAGGCTGCTCGAAGAACATGCTGTAGACTTCTTATTTGAGCAATCAGTCCGCACAACTTGGCTGTCAAACTAA